TCAGTCTATTTTGTTGGGGTGTGCAATATTGTCAAATGAGGATACCGAAACTTTTACTTGGTTGTTCACGAGATGGTTAGAATGTATGTTTGGACACGCACCAAATGCCATAATTACCGACGAGGacaaagaaatgaaaaatgcaaTTGAGGTTGTGTTTCCAAAAGCCCGTCATCGATGGTGTTTGTGGCATATAATGAAAAAGGTTCCAGAAAAGTTGGCTAGACATTCTTATTTTGAGTCTATCAAAACACTTTTACATGATGTGGTATATGATTCTTTGAGCAAAAGTGATTTCATGGAGAGATGGGGAAATATGATAGAACATTATAAACTAAATGATAATGAATGGTTGAAAGGGTTATTTGATGAACGACATCGTTGGGTTCCCGTGTATGTGAAAGATACATTTTGGGCTGGAATGtcaactacacaacggagtgAAAGTATAAACTCGTATTTTGATGGGTATGTAAACTCAAAGACAACATTGAAGCAATTTGTTGAACAATATGATGATGTATTGAACGATAAAATTGAAAAGGAAAGCATGGCTGATTACGATTCATTTAACACAATAATTGCTTGTGTAAGTTATTTTGGCTTTGAGTTCCAATTCCAGAAAGCATTTACCAATGCAAAATTCAAAGAATTTCAAGTAGAGGTTGCTTCAATGATGTATTGTAATACTTGCTTTGAGAGAGTGGAGGAATTGAATTCAATATTCTCTGTTACGGAAAATAAGAAAGTATATGAGAAAATTAAAGACATGGTGTTTAAGGTATCCTTCAATGAAAAAGAATTCACATTGCAGTGCACATGTTGCTTATTTGAGTTTAAAGGAATTTTATGTAGACACATCCTTTGTGTGCTTAAGCTCATTGGCAAAACAGATTCAGTGCCACCTTATTATATTTTGTCACGGTGGAGGAAGTATGTAAAGCGAAGATATACCCTGATTAAATGTGGTTTTGAAGAACTACAACGTGTTAATAAAGCATGTGATGCCTTTTATGAAGTTGCTTCTACAAGGATAAATTCTGAAGATGATTTATTGAAAGTGATGAATTGGATCAAAGACTTGAAAAATGTGTTGACTTGTAAAGAACCATCCTCCAAGATCACAGGAGAACATAGTTCAATTCCAAATCATGTGACTAGAATTCTTGGTCCAACAGTCGCTCAAAATAATGGACTTCCTCCTTCAAAAAGGAAGACCTCTAAAGTTGatcaaattttgaagaagaagctTGCAATAAAGCGATCTCAAGAGAACAATCAGGAAAATACAATTGATCAAAGTCAAGAAGAGGTGATCTTGAGATTtgcaaatttattttctctagtTAAACTCtaaatacacacacacacacacatatatattctAACATAAATgtctaattttgaattttttatggcAGGCCTTGTGTAGACCTAGAGttcaagaaattgaaaatgaagaaCATCTTGGTGATGTAAGCCAGGTGATGAAAATATATAACCTGGtgctctttttatttatttgaatatttatattGCAGAAATAGCTGATGTAGTATATTTGTTTTGTAGGATCCATATTATCCTCAAGTCATAAACCACAATATTTCCTGTTGTGAACTTTTACAGGTATTGCTTCTTTATTTTGTGGTAATATGGTCAAACATTAATAAGAAATCACCAATCTTTTTTACCATGTGTTCTGTTTACAGGCACAACACCTTATGAATGATCAACCATCATCATAAAGACATAGATCAACCACTACTGGACATGGCAGTTGTAGTTTTTACTTGTTGAAAGAAGTGGATTGCTTTGGCATATATTTAGCTATTTCTTTTACCATTTAAATAGATATATAAATAGATATGTTAAGAACGATTTTGATGTTGATGATGTTAGAAAGaatattattaattgtattGAAACTTGAAGGCGACGAAGTATCTATCTATTTTCAAGACATTTAACATTCAAATATTAAGCAAGGTAAATACAATGGCAGTTTGTGCATGGTGTGCACAAAAGTTATATTGTGTGTATACGCACTCATATAGATATTTGAACTCTGCAATGTGAAATTGTCTTTGTATTTCTCTGATGCATAAATGTCTTGGCTTTTATCGACTCACTAAGTTGCTTCTTTCAAATCCTTTGGGGATCACTGAGAGATTTGACAtgttttatcaaaatttaaacatCTCCTTTGAATTCTACTTCTAACTTTCTATATAGAGCATTGACGAAAAGTCCAGCTTCAATTTTGTATCACCTAATCTCTGCAATAGCACAccgttctcttagttttgactCTAACAAATGTTTTTGAGCTTATTTATTCAACTGTAACTCCACCATGAATTTGCCTCTTGGAGCGAGCACAATATTGTTACAATGAAGATACATTGGATTCTGGTGCCTTCTCCGTGGAGTTCTTTTGTAGGTCGTCGTTGGTGGTGTACAGGTCAGGGAAAATGAGAACCTTCATTCCAAGTATGTGTACTTGCTTGCTAATGTACTCTTGCTTAGGATCATATAATATGGACAGGCCTTGTTCAGGGATACAAATAAGAATgattgtttgatattttttatgaacaGTGTGACTGTCCTCCATGCTGTACTGTACTGTACTAAAAAGATAGGACCTTAGATGGTATAAAATTTTATACGTTATCAAAAGGACCACCTgtttttttattgacaaatgttatttattaatagaatgtaatttatatatactgTCAATGTGAAGAGTTTTTACACTGTCAGTCAAACACATTCGTTaaatcattataaatatttgactttttatcAAAACTACCTCTAAAGTCATCCTCATAAATGGTGATGTGTTGgcagtgtaaatttttttacaccgACAATGCATAGTAATTAAACTCTTTTTCATATGTTATGTTAGTTAGAGTTTGAACCTTGAACCCCCTTTTCAAACTCCTTTAGGTGTCCCAGCTCAACCACTTGAGTTACACCATCTAGACACTTGTCATCAACACAATCCTTTGTAATTTTCA
The genomic region above belongs to Cicer arietinum cultivar CDC Frontier isolate Library 1 chromosome 4, Cicar.CDCFrontier_v2.0, whole genome shotgun sequence and contains:
- the LOC101506732 gene encoding protein FAR-RED IMPAIRED RESPONSE 1-like, with translation MEEIVAPSDKEEINEGNKKRDDILDAIVACEDEEPRTGMTFSSEEEVTKYYTNYAKRMGFGIGKISSKNGDDGRKYFTLACSCARKYVSTSKKRPHLTSKTECRARLNACISLDGTITVSRVVLEHNHELGQTKGRYFRCDDSSGPLIKKSLEVNDQVVVNGSRSLQSVTVESNGCENLIFGEKDCRNYVHKVRRLKLGRGDVEAIQNFFVRMQKQNSQFYYAMDLDDRRHLRNVFWADARSRAAYECFGEVITFDTTYLTNKYDMPLTPLVGVNHHGQSILLGCAILSNEDTETFTWLFTRWLECMFGHAPNAIITDEDKEMKNAIEVVFPKARHRWCLWHIMKKVPEKLARHSYFESIKTLLHDVVYDSLSKSDFMERWGNMIEHYKLNDNEWLKGLFDERHRWVPVYVKDTFWAGMSTTQRSESINSYFDGYVNSKTTLKQFVEQYDDVLNDKIEKESMADYDSFNTIIACVSYFGFEFQFQKAFTNAKFKEFQVEVASMMYCNTCFERVEELNSIFSVTENKKVYEKIKDMVFKVSFNEKEFTLQCTCCLFEFKGILCRHILCVLKLIGKTDSVPPYYILSRWRKYVKRRYTLIKCGFEELQRVNKACDAFYEVASTRINSEDDLLKVMNWIKDLKNVLTCKEPSSKITGEHSSIPNHVTRILGPTVAQNNGLPPSKRKTSKVDQILKKKLAIKRSQENNQENTIDQSQEEALCRPRVQEIENEEHLGDVSQDPYYPQVINHNISCCELLQAQHLMNDQPSS